The DNA sequence agatttttttttgggagctGGAACCACAGCCTTGGTTCCACTAGTCCCAACCAGAGCACCATTCAAATTATTTGCAGGATCACTTCGCAGCAACTCCTCAATGTCCCCCAACTTTAGAGGCTTAAAGGCATCCATTAACTAATCGACCTCCTGGGAGGAACCATCACAAATGACAATAAcctcctttttcttctcctttcctaCCTTATCACCAATCACACCAATACCAACAGCAGCATCCTTGAAGCTAACACCAGGAACAACATTGTTGGACTTAGGCATAAACCTCAAATTACCAGAGCCTTGCTTTTGATAGAAGTTTCCCTTCCCTTTACCTTTTCTAGCCACAATCTTCTAAGAGTTATCATCAGCCTCCTCACCAGAACGGGTGGCAGCACAGTTGGCAAAATTTACATTGCATTGGTCATGATAATTAAACATAGGTTGAGGAAAGACAATCGAGATGTCATTCGACAGCAGGGGCTTAATGAACTCATGCTTGGCCATGTCCAGAGGATAGACAGCTTGTTCATCCTCGAGAAGCTCCACCATAAGGAAGTTCTCTTTCAGGATTTGATCAGGGCATTTATGAAACCTTTCCCTATAGCGGCCTCACCTAAAGCAAACTTCAAACACAACTTCATAAGAGACCATAATGGTAGTAGAAGGAAAACCGTCAGTATTATGAGTAATGACAGTTCTCTTAAGAGGATAACGAAGGTCCAGTTCCACTAGAACACGCGCAAAGATACACTTCTTGGCAGCAAGAGTATTCTCGTCAGCCAAAATAAAGTGCCCCAGAGGCTGGACAATTTGCTCCAAAGACTTGGTATTCCAATGGGGGAGAGGTAAGTTAGGCAAACAAACCCAAACAATGATACTGTCAATGACAGAAATCGTTGCATCAAAATCATGAGTCCACCTCTGAAGGCGGAAAAGTCTGCTTCTCATATACCAGGGTCGATTGTTGAGCCCATACCAGTTATGATCGGGGACAACACGATCAACATTGATAGTTTTGCTACCCATGTAGAATTGCCTCCACCACCTGCAGACTGTATCTCCCATTTCTCTAGGCTTTACCTTGTCGGTAAAGTGTTTGGTACGTTTGTGCCGGCTGAAGCTGTGATCAATAGGTTTCATGAATGCTGGAACCAGCTACGTGGCTCTGTTACTATTAGGCAACTCATCAATAGCTGGTTCAGCTTTGAATTCACTGAGGAAGAGGTTAACTGGCATGGTTATCTAATCATGCGGTATTCTAAATCGTTCATAGATGTGTCGATGCTAGGAAAACCTCTAGATTAATAAGACAAATGTTTGCTTAAAAAGTGCAAGAAGTTGGACACTACAAATATTTTAATTGTATGAAATGCTATAGCTTGGCAAACTACcccttaaagaaaaaaaaaaatcaaaattgctatctcaaaaaaaaaaaaaaaaaaaaaaaatatatatatatatatatatatatcaaaattgCATTCTTAGAAAAGTGCAAAATGATAATATATTCTACGGGGCCGTCTATggtaccttgatgtatgtcatacccttattttttaatttttaataatttaatataGTGAAAATCTACAGAACTGGTTAACAGGTTATCCACTTAAATGTTGACATGTGccattttaaaatatatatatatatatatatatatattttggatcaagaagaacttcattaataataaaCTGCTTACAACGTTTttttaggcaacatctctaacacAGAATGACCACTaaacttcacactggaactctataatgactAACACTACAACTAAATGGCAAAGACAACAAGTGTCGGAACATTAACATCTCACCTCTCATCCAGCTAAGAAGAACACTGAAactagacaactcacttgtgtcgaCACTAACTTGCCACCCAGAGTCCACCTGATCAgctttgatcgaccaagccaacactcgttGTGACCTAAACTCGACCAAAAGAATTGCCGGACATtcagacctgggactaaagTAAACTTAACATCGTCACCACCCTATTCTCAACATCGTCCACCCACAACTGCTCCAAGCCGCCATTGCGTCCGACCCAAAACCAGATAGGAACGACTCCTTAGAAGGCCAATAATGCTCGTCTGTACACAGCCAGACATTTTCGCTGATCCAAAATCAGATAGGAACATCCCACTAGAAGGTGGAAGAGAAGATTGTCTTTGTCACAACCTGTAGTGTCTTATtaccaacaaaaacaaaaaataaaaccaaaccctaaagcaCTAGTAACAGCCAAGCCCGCCACCATGGCAAACTCGATCTAGTCGCACCACCACCATCCCACCGCCACCCTTGACGGACAATCTCCGTCATCGCACAAGCGGCGCCCCACCCACCACGATCTCCACCTATCAACCTCTATGTTGCCATCTAAGTAAAACCTGGATCGCGTGCTCAACTATCCACCAAACAAAAGGAACCagcaacaaaacaattaaaaactaAAGACTAAACCAGCCAGGGCCCAAAGCTATAGACCTGGCCCAATAACCTCCATCCTCCCAAACCTCTAGACTAATCGCAGAGAGCCAATCCCACCGTCGTCGGATCTGTGGCAGCACCACTAACTAATCATTGCTCAGCAGCGAACAACTACCTCCGGCTGACATCATTGGTGAGACCATCGAACCAACCAAATccattttggatttgtgttgtcCAACAGATCGGAAATTCCACCACTGGTCAGATATTTGATACTCCCTCGCCAACACCAGGGAAAAAACCACCACGCATGGCCGCTCCGGTAACCCCAGATTCCGTTGCTAGCCATCAGGCCCCCAACGACTGACCTCTGTCGCG is a window from the Rosa chinensis cultivar Old Blush chromosome 2, RchiOBHm-V2, whole genome shotgun sequence genome containing:
- the LOC112183813 gene encoding uncharacterized protein LOC112183813 → MGDTVCRWWRQFYMGSKTINVDRVVPDHNWYGLNNRPWYMRSRLFRLQRWTHDFDATISVIDSIIVWVCLPNLPLPHWNTKSLEQIVQPLGHFILADENTLAAKKCIFARVLVELDLRYPLKRTVITHNTDGFPSTTIMVSYEVVFEVCFRKGKGKGNFYQKQGSGNLRFMPKSNNVVPGVSFKDAAVGIGVIGDKVGKEKKKEVIVICDGSSQEVD